The genome window AATCCCCTCTATTGCCCTTACTCCCAAACAAACCTTAAGAAAACTATAGTTCCCTTCCCCAACTAGAAAGGCTGGTGACAAACTGACAATGAAATAACAGAACAGTCACAAAATATTGTGGTATCATAAATAAAGCATAGGGTTCTCATCATGCAAACTTGCAAACcaatatcatgtataaacagaaagtGCCCAAAAAGATTGTAAGTGATACACAACAAAGGTAGTTGAGATGAGATTCGTATTACACTGACAGTAAGTGTTGTAAACCAGTAAATTTCATTCCATCTAAGAAAAAACTTGGGCATAATGCATTGCAAGGTACATTTAAATTTTGAAGACCTGCAATACCTCCGTGGTTCGTATGAAAAATTACAGTATCTTAGGAAACACAAACAATCCACGAACAAGTCTAGCACAGCAACCAACTCACTGTATCCTAAATTCCTAATTGAAGGTCAAAATATTCCTTTACCAAACTCTTCCAATTTAAGGCTAGGGGTGGATTGAGGGGATTGGAGAATCCATCCCTAACTGAACAGGCCCTTAAAGATAAGCAGAGCTGCTGAGGAAGGGCAGTGCAGCGAGAGACATGAGCATCTCCGAGGAAGCATCACCCTTCCTGGCGTGCTTTGCCCTCGAAAGCTGCAGCTGCATGTCCACAAAAGACCGCATCCGCTTCAGCTCCAGATCCTTGAGGAACTTGATTCGCTGCCTCTCCATCTCCTCTGCGTGTCGCTGCTTGGCTGCTTCCATGCGCTCGTACATATCCGCGAAGGTCTCGATTGCCCTCGCTAGCTCCCCGAATCCACCGCTCCCGCTGCGCCTCTTCCTCTTGGTGCCAACAGCAGGAGCACCACCGGAGCGAGAAGATACAGAACGTGACGGCGACTGCTGAGAGCCTTCGTCATCGTCGTACTCGTTGTTGTTGTAGCCATCTTCCGAGTCGGactccgcggcggcggcggcggcggcggccgccgcggcGGCCTTATGGATGAAGTTTGCGGAAGGGAGGTCGGAGCCACGGCGGTAATTGTGCAGCGGGAGGGCCACGGGAAGCGGCGGCGGCGATTGCGGCGACGGGGAGCGCGGCGGCGTCTGGCGCCTCCGGAACACGGGCAGCGCGGCGCGCGGCGGGGACGGTTTCTTGGTGCCGTTGAGCGTGGGCCCGACGAGGATGTCGAGCTGGCCGTAGAAGGACCACGGCGACGGCCCGCCACGCGCGCGCTCGGCCTTGTACTTCTTCTTGAGCGTGTCGACGCGGTTCTTGCACTGGATGTCGGTGCGCGGCGGGCGGCCGCGCGCGGAGGCCCCCGGGCGGGAGTTGACGGCGTCGGCGACCTCCCGCCACTGCGGCTGGCGGAGGCTCCCGCGGTTGAGGTCGAGGTAGCGCGAGCCCCAGGCGTCGACGAGCGCCGCCGTCTCGCCCTCGCTCCAGCAGTCCTCCCGGTACGGCAGGTTCGGGTTCGGCGGGGGTAGCTTCCCGTCCATCGCTCCTCCTCCTCCCAGATCTCTCCGCCTCACGACGACGACGACCTAgccttctctctctctcgtttGCGCGTggagacgaacgaacggacggacGGGCGGGCGGGTGGATAGATGTGGGGGCGGCGGTGGAGGAGACGAGGCGGGGTGGGGATTAAAagaagggggaggggcgggcggcgAGGGGAGGAGCGCCGGCCCGTGGACCGTGGCGACCGCGAGTCCGCGACACGGCACGTGGACGAGCGGCGCAGATCCATGGAGTTTGGTGCGTGGGGGAGCAGCCGCCGTTGGATCAGCTCGTCGTTTGGGGCCGGGCGGGTTTGACCGGGACACCGAGCCGGCGAGGGATTACCTGCTGGCGCTGGGGACGGAGCGGAATTGGAGTCGGAGAGCGAGATCGGCGGCCTCGGCGTGGTTCAGTACTTCGGTTGGCCGGCCGGGCGGCACGGCGCGGGATAGGTGGGT of Zea mays cultivar B73 chromosome 8, Zm-B73-REFERENCE-NAM-5.0, whole genome shotgun sequence contains these proteins:
- the LOC100282650 gene encoding 6b-interacting protein 1 — its product is MDGKLPPPNPNLPYREDCWSEGETAALVDAWGSRYLDLNRGSLRQPQWREVADAVNSRPGASARGRPPRTDIQCKNRVDTLKKKYKAERARGGPSPWSFYGQLDILVGPTLNGTKKPSPPRAALPVFRRRQTPPRSPSPQSPPPLPVALPLHNYRRGSDLPSANFIHKAAAAAAAAAAAAESDSEDGYNNNEYDDDEGSQQSPSRSVSSRSGGAPAVGTKRKRRSGSGGFGELARAIETFADMYERMEAAKQRHAEEMERQRIKFLKDLELKRMRSFVDMQLQLSRAKHARKGDASSEMLMSLAALPFLSSSAYL